The following proteins come from a genomic window of Shewanella halifaxensis HAW-EB4:
- a CDS encoding sulfide/dihydroorotate dehydrogenase-like FAD/NAD-binding protein gives MTVSLSQSQRDLLMQKMEQDPQRFQQMVIDDSMQAIRQTMKNGKLNAAFTTKLWELLLQDNDLSVSLQRYLWRIPLKQKRTFIQGIDQHLSDRYPMFKGLSEGWPGKNNIPPYVRPAEERRRDFDLVTQGYLGYMGLGYSLREVELFVWLEVIRDKQCEDRPCEIGVPVCNDKGEEQAESDGGCPVKIHIPEVLNLMGEGKLRAAFDLIREANPLPNMTGRVCPQELQCQGVCTHNERPIEIGQLEWFLPQRERELGTDLPQECMVNPWVAANKPPIAIIGSGPSGLINAYLLASAGHPVTVFEAFHALGGVLRYGIPEFRLPNQLIDDVVAKIKALGGQFVTNYIAGKTATFADLKRAGFARVFVGTGAGLPRFMNVPGEHLNNIMSANEFLTRVNLMQAHKDDYETPLPDVDGKEVVIIGGGNTAMDAARTACRLGANVTIVYRRTKDQMPARVEELHHALEEGIVVKELCSPSEFHGDKNHVLSSATLDLMTLGEPDASGRCRPQRTGETERMKIDLAIMALGNDSNPIVKDAEPQLETSKWGTLVVKKDSQETSLAGIYSGGDATRGGSTAIKAAGDGQAAAKEIIKSLDFNPKEIQTMVAAAKAYTDIGQMPSKIVGRRQLTDEIVEFTINAPFIARSAKAGQFVRVLATEKGELIPLTLADWDADKGTIVLVIQGLGSSSNLINQMQEGDCFTAIAGPLGQPSHVKQHEEKRVVFAAGGVGLPAVHPIMRAHLELGNKVTLISGFRGIEQRFWTDEGDKVEVLRAQYGEQFEVIYASNDGSFGIKGFVTTPLEGMLENHRDGKGEPIAEVVTIGPPMMMRAVSDQTLGYKVPTVASLNAIMVDATGMCGACMVPVMENGKLVRKHACIDGPEIDSHIIDWDKLLPRFNQFKTQERRSQIKHKFIEE, from the coding sequence ATGACTGTTTCTTTATCGCAATCCCAGCGTGACTTGCTGATGCAGAAGATGGAGCAAGATCCCCAACGCTTCCAGCAGATGGTGATTGATGACAGCATGCAAGCTATTCGTCAAACCATGAAAAATGGCAAGTTAAACGCGGCCTTTACAACTAAGTTATGGGAGCTGCTGCTACAAGATAATGATCTTAGTGTCTCGTTGCAGCGCTATCTATGGCGAATTCCGCTAAAGCAGAAACGCACCTTTATTCAAGGTATCGATCAGCACCTAAGTGATCGCTACCCTATGTTCAAAGGTTTGTCAGAAGGCTGGCCAGGCAAGAACAATATTCCGCCTTATGTGCGCCCAGCCGAGGAGCGACGCCGTGACTTTGACCTCGTAACCCAAGGCTACCTTGGCTATATGGGGCTAGGTTATAGCCTGCGTGAAGTGGAGCTATTTGTCTGGCTAGAAGTTATTCGTGATAAGCAGTGTGAAGACAGACCCTGTGAGATCGGTGTTCCGGTGTGCAACGATAAAGGCGAAGAGCAGGCCGAGAGTGATGGCGGCTGCCCGGTTAAGATCCATATCCCCGAGGTATTAAACCTGATGGGAGAAGGAAAGCTCAGAGCCGCATTTGATCTCATTCGCGAAGCCAATCCGCTACCGAATATGACCGGCCGAGTCTGCCCGCAAGAGCTGCAGTGCCAAGGTGTGTGTACCCACAACGAGCGTCCAATTGAGATAGGACAACTCGAGTGGTTCCTGCCTCAGCGTGAGCGTGAGTTAGGCACCGACCTCCCCCAAGAGTGCATGGTTAACCCTTGGGTCGCGGCTAACAAGCCACCTATCGCCATCATAGGCTCTGGCCCATCAGGGCTTATCAACGCCTACCTGCTGGCCAGCGCGGGGCATCCGGTAACCGTATTTGAAGCCTTCCACGCCTTAGGCGGCGTGCTGCGTTACGGTATTCCTGAGTTCCGTCTACCGAACCAGTTAATTGATGACGTCGTCGCCAAGATTAAAGCCCTTGGCGGACAATTTGTGACTAACTATATCGCGGGTAAAACCGCAACCTTTGCCGATCTTAAGCGTGCAGGCTTTGCCCGCGTGTTTGTTGGTACAGGCGCAGGTCTACCGCGCTTTATGAATGTGCCCGGTGAGCATCTCAATAACATTATGTCAGCTAACGAGTTTCTAACTCGCGTCAACTTGATGCAGGCTCACAAAGACGATTATGAGACACCGCTTCCGGATGTTGACGGTAAAGAGGTGGTGATTATCGGTGGTGGTAATACCGCTATGGATGCCGCGCGTACCGCTTGCCGTTTAGGCGCTAATGTCACCATCGTCTATCGCCGTACTAAAGATCAGATGCCGGCACGTGTCGAGGAGCTACACCATGCTCTCGAGGAGGGCATCGTGGTTAAAGAGCTCTGCTCACCAAGTGAGTTCCATGGCGATAAAAACCATGTTCTGTCCAGTGCAACGCTTGATCTGATGACATTGGGTGAGCCCGATGCATCGGGACGCTGTCGTCCGCAGCGCACCGGTGAAACTGAGCGAATGAAGATAGACCTTGCCATTATGGCGCTGGGTAACGACTCTAACCCCATTGTTAAAGATGCCGAGCCACAACTTGAAACCTCTAAATGGGGCACATTAGTGGTCAAGAAGGACTCGCAAGAGACCTCACTTGCTGGCATTTACAGTGGCGGTGATGCTACCCGTGGTGGCTCAACGGCGATTAAAGCCGCTGGAGATGGTCAGGCAGCAGCGAAAGAGATCATCAAGAGCTTGGATTTCAATCCTAAAGAGATCCAAACCATGGTCGCAGCGGCGAAAGCCTATACCGATATTGGTCAGATGCCATCTAAGATCGTCGGTCGTCGTCAGTTAACCGACGAGATTGTCGAGTTCACTATCAATGCGCCCTTTATTGCGCGCTCAGCCAAAGCTGGACAGTTTGTGCGGGTACTCGCGACCGAGAAAGGCGAGCTTATCCCACTGACACTTGCCGACTGGGATGCAGATAAAGGGACTATCGTTCTAGTGATACAAGGTCTGGGTAGCAGCTCAAACCTTATCAACCAGATGCAGGAAGGCGACTGCTTCACCGCTATCGCTGGCCCACTGGGTCAACCTAGCCATGTGAAGCAGCATGAAGAAAAGCGAGTGGTGTTTGCTGCAGGTGGCGTAGGCCTACCCGCAGTACACCCCATCATGCGAGCTCACTTAGAGTTAGGTAACAAGGTCACTTTAATCTCCGGCTTCAGAGGCATCGAGCAACGCTTCTGGACTGATGAAGGTGACAAGGTTGAGGTACTTCGGGCGCAATACGGCGAGCAGTTTGAGGTGATCTACGCCAGTAACGATGGCAGCTTCGGTATCAAGGGCTTTGTGACTACGCCGCTTGAAGGCATGCTTGAAAACCATCGAGATGGAAAAGGTGAACCGATAGCAGAAGTCGTCACCATCGGCCCACCTATGATGATGCGTGCCGTCAGCGATCAGACTTTAGGCTATAAAGTGCCTACTGTTGCAAGCTTAAACGCCATCATGGTCGATGCCACGGGTATGTGCGGTGCCTGTATGGTGCCGGTCATGGAGAATGGCAAGCTAGTGCGCAAACACGCCTGTATCGATGGCCCTGAAATTGATAGTCACATTATCGACTGGGATAAGTTACTACCACGCTTTAATCAGTTTAAAACTCAAGAGCGTCGCAGCCAGATCAAACATAAGTTTATTGAGGAGTAA